From a single Nicotiana tabacum cultivar K326 chromosome 8, ASM71507v2, whole genome shotgun sequence genomic region:
- the LOC107799417 gene encoding small ribosomal subunit protein uS8z/uS8w: MVRVSVLNDALKSMYNAEKRGKRQVMIRPSSKVIIKFLIVMQKHGYIGEFEYVDDHRSGKIVVELNGRLNKCGVISPRFDVGVKEIEGWTARLLPSRQFGYIVLTTSAGIMDHEEARRKNVGGKVLGFFY; encoded by the exons ATGGTGAGAGTTAGTGTGTTGAATGATGCTCTTAAGAGCATGTACAATGCTGAGAAGAGGGGAAAGCGTCAAGTCATGATTAGGCCTTCTTCCAAAGTCATCATCAAATTCCTCATTGTCATGCAAAAGCATG GGTACATTGGAGAATTTGAGTATGTTGATGATCACAGGTCAGGAAAAATTGTAGTTGAACTGAATGGTAGGTTGAACAAGTGTGGCGTCATTAGTCCTCGTTTTGATGTTGGAGTTAAGGAGATTGAAGGATGGACTGCTAGGTTGTTGCCTTCCAGACAG TTTGGATACATCGTACTGACTACATCTGCTGGTATCATGGACCACGAGGAGGCTAGAAGGAAGAATGTGGGTGGGAAGGttcttggtttcttttattaA